Proteins from one Prinia subflava isolate CZ2003 ecotype Zambia chromosome 4, Cam_Psub_1.2, whole genome shotgun sequence genomic window:
- the IL26 gene encoding interleukin-26 — MKGCSIFRSGHFLFLLCLFAVEGKKSSTGKHTCRKGLLSQMTENLYIKATSLKSSVPKDLIKTTRLLKKTTKMLFMTNCSVRDQLLSFYVKNVFSRLEVGSDKLYFISAFQVLQANMDACLPCAPSTRLTSEVKKLRRRFLKLGDQGIYKAIHELDILLPWIQAYIQAII, encoded by the exons ATGAAAGGATGTTCTATTTTCAGATCTgggcattttttatttctgctttgtctttttgCTGTGGAGGGCAAAAAGTCATCTACAGGAAAACATACCTGCCGAAAAGGACTCCTCTCCCAGATGACAGAGAACCTGTATATCAAGGCAACTAGTTTAAAATCATCTGTTCCT AAGGATCTCATCAAGACCACCAGACTGCTTAAAAAGACTacaaaaatgctgtttatg ACAAACTGCAGTGTTCGAGATCAGCTCCTCTCCTTCTATGTGAAAAATGTCTTCAGTCGTCTTGAGGTAGGAAGTGACAAGTTGTACTTTATTAGTGCCTTCCAGGTCCTGCAAGCAAACATGGATGCCTGT CTTCCCTGTGCTCCATCCACAAGGTTAACTTCTGAAGTCAAAAAGTTAAGGAGAAGGTTTCTTAAG CTTGGAGATCAGGGAATCTACAAGGCCATCCATGAGCTGGACATTCTCCTTCCCTGGATTCAGGCCTACATACAAGCCATCATATGA